A genome region from Glycine max cultivar Williams 82 chromosome 5, Glycine_max_v4.0, whole genome shotgun sequence includes the following:
- the LOC100793778 gene encoding protein NDL1 isoform X2 has product MSCFQGLFFCPEAASLLLHNFCIYHISPPGHELGAAAICVKDPVPSAEDLADQIIEVLNYFGLGAVMCMGVTAGAYILTLFAMKYRERVLGLILVSPLCKAPSWTEWFYNKVMSNLLYFYGMCGLLKECLLQRYFSKEVRGNVEVAESEIVQACRKLLDERKRTNVLRFLEAINQRLDISDGLKRLKCRTLIFVGDSSPFHSEALYMTSKLDRRYSALVEVQACGSMVTEEQPHAMLIPMEYFFMGYGLYRPTQFSDSPRSPLSPSCISPELLSPESMGLKLKPIKTRVSLQV; this is encoded by the exons ATGTCATGCTTCCAAGGACTATTTTTCTGTCCAGAAGCAGCTTCTTTACTGCTTCACAACTTTTGCATATATCATATCAGTCCTCCTGGACATGAG TTGGGAGCAGCTGCAATTTGTGTCAAGGATCCTGTTCCTTCTGCTGAAGACTTAGCAGATCAAATAATTGAGGTCCTCAACTATTTTGG GCTTGGTGCAGTGATGTGTATGGGAGTGACAGCTGGTGCTTATATCCTTACTCTTTTTGCT ATGAAATATAGGGAGCGTGTTCTTGGTTTAATACTTGTATCTCCCTTATGCAAAGCACCTTCTTGGACGGAATGGTTTTATAACAAG GTGATGTCAAATTTGTTATATTTCTATGGTATGTGTGGCTTGCTGAAAGAGTGTTTGCTTCAGCGATATTTCAGCAAG GAAGTTCGTGGTAACGTTGAAGTTGCAGAATCAGAGATAGTTCAAGCTTGCAGAAAA CTGCTGGATGAGAGAAAGAGAACAAATGTCTTACGGTTTCTTGAAGCAATTAATCA GAGGCTTGACATTTCAGATGGATTGAAAAGATTAAAATGTCGTACACTTATTTTTGTTGGGGACAGTTCTCCTTTCCATTCAGAGGCTCTATACATGACTTCAAAACTGGATAGGAGATATAGTGCCTTGGTTGAG GTCCAGGCTTGTGGATCAATGGTTACAGAGGAACAACCACATGCAATGCTGATACCTATGGAGTACTTTTTCATGGGGTATGGGTTGTATAGACCAACCCAGTTCAGTGACAGCCCAAGAAGCCCACTAAGCCCATCTTGCATCTCTCCAGAGCTCCTTTCTCCAGAAAGCATGGGATTGAAGCTGAAGCCTATAAAGACCCGTGTTTCACTGcaagtttga
- the LOC100799562 gene encoding 1-aminocyclopropane-1-carboxylate synthase 7: MGIKIEQEQPSVELSRIAVSETHGEHSPYFAGWKAYDENPYDELTNSSGVIQMGLAENQVSFDLLEKYLEEHSEASTWGKGAPGFRENALFQDYHGLKSFRTAMASFMEQIRGGRAKFDPDRVVLTAGATAANELLTFILANPGDALLVPTPYYPGFDRDLRWRTGVNIVPIHCDSSNNFQITPQALEAAYKEAEAKNTKVRGVLITNPSNPLGATIQRTVLEELLDFVTRKNIQLVSDEIYSGSVFSSSEFVSVAEILEARQYKNAERVHIVYSLSKDLGLPGFRVGTIYSYNDKVVTTARRMSSFTLISSQTQHLLASMLSDKKFTENYIETNRQRLKKRYQMIIEGLESVGIECLKGNAGLFCWMNLSPLLEKQTREGELELWNVILHEVKLNISPGSSCHCSEPGWFRVCFANMSEQTLEVALERIRNFMERMKKE; the protein is encoded by the exons ATGGGTATCAAGATTGAGCAAGAGCAACCTAGTGTGGAGCTTTCAAGAATTGCAGTTTCAGAAACTCATGGAGAACACTCCCCCTATTTTGCTGGGTGGAAAGCCTATGATGAGAACCCTTATGATGAATTAACAAACTCCTCCGGAGTTATACAAATGGGATTGGCAGAAAATCAA GTTTCATTTGATTTGCTGGAAAAATACTTGGAGGAACACTCAGAGGCCTCAACATGGGGAAAAGGAGCTCCTGGTTTCAGAGAGAACGCTTTGTTCCAAGACTATCATGGACTTAAATCATTCAGAACAGCAATGGCAAGCTTCATGGAACAAATAAGAGGAGGGAGAGCGAAATTTGACCCAGATAGAGTGGTACTCACTGCAGGCGCAACTGCAGCCAATGAACTCTTAACCTTCATTCTTGCTAACCCAGGAGATGCTCTACTTGTTCCAACCCCTTACTATCCAGG ATTTGATAGAGATTTAAGGTGGAGAACTGGGGTGAACATAGTTCCAATCCATTGTGACAGCTCCAACAACTTCCAAATCACTCCTCAAGCTTTGGAGGCTGCATACAAAGAAGCAGAAGCAAAGAACACAAAAGTGAGAGGAGTGTTGATCACAAACCCATCAAACCCCTTAGGTGCAACAATTCAACGCACGGTTCTGGAGGAGCTTCTTGACTTCGTGACTCGCAAGAACATCCAACTTGTCTCAGATGAAATCTACTCAGGCTCGGTGTTTTCCTCCTCCGAGTTCGTGAGTGTAGCAGAAATCCTCGAAGCTCGCCAATACAAGAACGCAGAAAGGGTTCACATTGTTTATAGCCTCTCCAAAGACCTTGGTCTTCCTGGTTTCAGAGTTGGAACTATTTATTCATACAATGATAAGGTTGTGACCACAGCGAGAAGGATGTCGAGTTTCACCTTAATATCCTCACAGACACAGCACCTTTTGGCTTCTATGTTGTCTGATAAGAAGTTCACTGAAAACTACATTGAGACCAACAGACAGAGGCTGAAGAAGAGGTACCAAATGATTATTGAAGGGTTGGAAAGTGTTGGCATAGAGTGTTTGAAAGGGAATGCAGGGTTGTTTTGCTGGATGAATCTGAGTCCACTGTTGGAGAAGCAAACTAGGGAAGGAGAATTGGAGCTTTGGAATGTGATTTTGCATGAAGTGAAACTCAACATCTCTCCAGGGTCTTCTTGCCATTGTTCTGAACCCGGTTGGTTCAGGGTGTGCTTTGCAAATATGAGTGAGCAGACGCTGGAGGTGGCATTGGAGAGAATACGTAACTTCATGGAACGAATGAAGAAAGAGTAA
- the LOC100793240 gene encoding xaa-Pro dipeptidase-like, giving the protein MRDEHPKLWMELHVKNREKLLTSLRQHLSDSSRSLHGFVLLQGGEEQTRYDTDHLELFRQESYFAYLFGVIEPGFYAAIDVATGNSILFAPRLPSEYAVWLGEIKPLSYFKEHYMVTTCCFSDEIESVLQQHYQCSGKPLLFLLHGLNTDSDNYSKPAQFQGIDKFDKDLTTLHPILTECRVIKSELEIALIQYANDISSEAHVEVMRKTKVGMKEYQLESIFLHHTYMYGGCRHCSYTCICATGDNSAVLHYGHAAAPNDKILEDGDMALFDMGAEYHFYGSDITCSFPVNGKFTSDQSLIYSAVLDAHNAVISAMKPGINWVDMHILAEKVILESLKRGHVILGDVDDMMASRLGAAFMPHGLGHFLGIDTHDPGGYLKGLERRKEPGLKSLRTIRDLREGMVITVEPGCYFIDALLLPAMNSPETSKFLNQEAINRFKGFGGVRIESDVLVTATGCYNMTKCPREMREIEAVMAGAPWPAQKI; this is encoded by the exons ATGAGGGATGAGCATCCTAAGTTGTGGATGGAGCTACATGTCAAAAACAGGGAGAAGCTTCTCACATCCCTTCGTCAACACCTCTCCGACTCTTCTCGTTCTCTCCATGGCTTCGTCCTCCTTCAAGGTGGCGAGGAGCAAACGCGTTACGACACCGATCACTTGGAGCTCTTCAG GCAAGAGAGTTACTTCGCTTACTTGTTTGGAGTCATAGAGCCTGGATTCTATGCAGCTATT GACGTTGCAACTGGGAATTCTATCCTATTTGCTCCTAGGTTACCTTCTGAGTATGCTGTTTGGTTGGGGGAGATTAAGCCACTCTCCTACTTTAAG GAACACTACATGGTTACCACGTGTTGCTTCTCAGATGAAATTGAAAGTGTATTGCAACAACATTACCAGTGTTCCGGGAAACCTTTGCTGTTTCTCTTGCATGGCCTTAATACAGATAGCGATAATTACTCTAAACCAGCACAGTTTCAG ggCATTGATAAGTTTGACAAGGATTTGACTACTTTGCATCCTATATTGACTGAATGCCGTGTCATCAAGTCAGAGCTGGAAATTGCTCTTATTCAGTATGCCAATGATATAAGCTCTGAAGCTCATGTTGAG GTTATGAGAAAAACTAAAGTGGGCATGAAGGAGTATCAGCTTGAAAGCATTTTTCTTCACCACACCTACATGTATGGTGGATGCCGGCATTGCTCCTATACATGTATTTGTGCTACTGGTGATAATAG TGCTGTTCTTCATTATGGCCATGCAGCAGCTCCTAATGACAAG ATTTTGGAAGATGGAGACATGGCGCTGTTTGATATGGGAGCTGAGTACCATTTCTATGGATCTGACATAACTTGTTCTTTCCCT GTGAATGGAAAGTTTACAAGTGATCAATCTCTTATATATAGT GCTGTGCTAGATGCTCATAATGCCGTTATATCTGCAATGAAACCTGGAATAAACTGGGTTGATATGCACAT ATTAGCAGAAAAAGTGATTCTGGAGTCACTGAAGAGGGGACATGTTATATTGGG TGATGTTGATGACATGATGGCTTCACGCTTGGGTGCTGCTTTTATGCCACATGGTCTGGGGCATTTCCTTGGTATTGACACACATGACCCTGGAGGCTACTTAAAG GGCCTGGAAAGAAGAAAGGAACCTGGATTAAAATCTTTGCGGACAATCAGAGATCTCCGGGAAGGAATG GTTATCACTGTGGAGCCTGGATGCTACTTTATTGATGCTTTGCTACTTCCTGCCATGAATAGTCCAGAAACTTCCAAGTTCTTAAATCAGGAAGCAATTAATAGGTTTAAAGGTTTTGGTGGAGTCCGAATTGAGAGTGATGTG CTTGTTACTGCCACTGGTTGCTACAATATGACCAAGTGTCCAAGGGAAATGCGGGAGATTGAGGCAGTGATGGCAGGGGCACCATGGCCAGCTCAGAAGATCTAA
- the LOC100793778 gene encoding protein NDL1 isoform X1 codes for MFTTAMPESNDSVSVDMEKIYLGGKEHHIRTGCGTVSVIVYGDPDKPALITYPDLALNYMSCFQGLFFCPEAASLLLHNFCIYHISPPGHELGAAAICVKDPVPSAEDLADQIIEVLNYFGLGAVMCMGVTAGAYILTLFAMKYRERVLGLILVSPLCKAPSWTEWFYNKVMSNLLYFYGMCGLLKECLLQRYFSKEVRGNVEVAESEIVQACRKLLDERKRTNVLRFLEAINQRLDISDGLKRLKCRTLIFVGDSSPFHSEALYMTSKLDRRYSALVEVQACGSMVTEEQPHAMLIPMEYFFMGYGLYRPTQFSDSPRSPLSPSCISPELLSPESMGLKLKPIKTRVSLQV; via the exons ATGTTCACCACAGCCATGCCAGAATCCAATGATTCCGTTTCCGTTGACATGGAGAAGATCTACCTCGGTGGAAAG GAGCATCATATTCGAACTGGCTGTGGTACTGTGTCTGTCATAGTCTATGGCGATCCTGACAAGCCAGCTCTGATCACTTATCCAGATTTGGCTCTAAACT ATATGTCATGCTTCCAAGGACTATTTTTCTGTCCAGAAGCAGCTTCTTTACTGCTTCACAACTTTTGCATATATCATATCAGTCCTCCTGGACATGAG TTGGGAGCAGCTGCAATTTGTGTCAAGGATCCTGTTCCTTCTGCTGAAGACTTAGCAGATCAAATAATTGAGGTCCTCAACTATTTTGG GCTTGGTGCAGTGATGTGTATGGGAGTGACAGCTGGTGCTTATATCCTTACTCTTTTTGCT ATGAAATATAGGGAGCGTGTTCTTGGTTTAATACTTGTATCTCCCTTATGCAAAGCACCTTCTTGGACGGAATGGTTTTATAACAAG GTGATGTCAAATTTGTTATATTTCTATGGTATGTGTGGCTTGCTGAAAGAGTGTTTGCTTCAGCGATATTTCAGCAAG GAAGTTCGTGGTAACGTTGAAGTTGCAGAATCAGAGATAGTTCAAGCTTGCAGAAAA CTGCTGGATGAGAGAAAGAGAACAAATGTCTTACGGTTTCTTGAAGCAATTAATCA GAGGCTTGACATTTCAGATGGATTGAAAAGATTAAAATGTCGTACACTTATTTTTGTTGGGGACAGTTCTCCTTTCCATTCAGAGGCTCTATACATGACTTCAAAACTGGATAGGAGATATAGTGCCTTGGTTGAG GTCCAGGCTTGTGGATCAATGGTTACAGAGGAACAACCACATGCAATGCTGATACCTATGGAGTACTTTTTCATGGGGTATGGGTTGTATAGACCAACCCAGTTCAGTGACAGCCCAAGAAGCCCACTAAGCCCATCTTGCATCTCTCCAGAGCTCCTTTCTCCAGAAAGCATGGGATTGAAGCTGAAGCCTATAAAGACCCGTGTTTCACTGcaagtttga
- the LOC100305413 gene encoding protein kinase family protein — MSSQKGRHEHEEEMGTSESTGKVVVVAVKASRDISRTALVWALTHVVQPGDCIKLLVLIPTLSSNKRVWGLSRFTTDCASSHWRSSLGTISDQKEVITNSCSQLVLQLHDFYDPEKIKIRVKILSGSLCGAVSAEAKRVQSSWVILDKKLKHEKKYCMEQLHCNIVIMKRSRPKILRLNLNSSSKMELNMACPLTLTKNFKDNSEHADIIRGPAVTPASSPEQGSPLLTATDIGTSSISSSDPATSPFFRSDNNERQKRGFTFVHEGLTNLEDIESDSESEKLSMSSKSSYFQPWIANVICMDGDFSRHENNMQRSSDKTLATAYEALLQKFSKLDQDPILGMLNCKLDVNLSKSVREAISLAKTSAPGPPPLCSICQHKAPVFGNPPRWFTFSELQLATGGFSQANFLAEGGFGSVHRGVLPDGQVIAVKQYKLASTQGDKEFCSEVEVLSCAQHRNVVMLIGFCVDDGRRLLVYEYICNGSLDSHLYRRKQNVLEWSARQKIAVGAARGLRYLHEECRVGCIVHRDMRPNNILLTHDFEALVGDFGLARWQPDGDMGVETRVIGTFGYLAPEYAQSGQITEKADVYSFGIVLLELVTGRKAVDINRPKGQQCLSEWARPLLEKQAIYKLVDPSLRNCYVDQEVYRMLQCSSLCIGRDPHLRPRMSQVLRMLEGDILI; from the exons ATGAGCAGCCAAAAGGGTCGtcatgagcatgaagaagagaTGGGTACCTCAGAAAGCACCGGTAAAGTGGTTGTGGTTGCAGTGAAAGCTTCTAGAGATATTTCAAGGACTGCTTTGGTGTGGGCTTTGACTCATGTTGTTCAGCCAGGGGATTGCATTAAGCTGTTGGTTCTCATTCCGACTCTTTCCTCAA ACAAGAGGGTATGGGGACTTTCAAGATTTACTACTGATTGTGCCTCGAGTCATTGGAGATCCAGTTTAGGAACCATTTCAGATCAGAAAGAAGTTATTACAAATTCCTGTTCTCAATTAGTACTTCAACTCCATGATTTTTATGATCCAGAGAAG ATAAAAATCAGAGTGAAGATTCTTTCTGGTTCTTTATGCGGAGCTGTTTCTGCTGAAGCCAAGAGAGTCCAGTCAAGCTGGGTTATATTGGACAA AAAATTGAAGCATGAAAAGAAATACTGCATGGAACAGCTGCATTGCAATATTGTAATTATGAAGCGGTCTAGGCCAAAGATTCTGCGCTTGAATTTGAACAGTTCGTCTAAGATGGAACTAAACATGGCTTGTCCATTGACACTTACAAAGAACTTCAAAGACAACTCTGAACATGCAGATATAATTAGAGGTCCAGCTGTTACTCCTGCTAGTAGTCCTGAGCAAGGGTCACCACTACTGACTGCAACTGATATTGGAACATCATCCATATCAAGCTCAgatcctgcaacttcaccaTTTTTCCGCTCTGACAATAATGAAAGACAAAAGAGAGGTTTTACCTTTGTTCATGAGGGACTGACAAACCTGGAGGATATCGAGTCTGACTCTGAGAGCGAAAAGCTAAGTATGTCATCCAAGAGTTCATATTTTCAGCCATGGATTGCAAATGTAATTTGCATGGATGGTGATTTCTCAAGACATGAGAACAACATGCAAAGATCCAGTGACAAGACTTTAGCTACTGcctatgaagctttgcttcAGAAATTCTCAAAGTTGGATCAAGATCCTATCCTAGGAATGCTTAACTGTAAACTTGATGTGAACTTAAGCAAAAGTGTTAGAGAAGCAATTTCACTGGCTAAAACTTCAGCCCCTGGACCTCCCCCATTGTGCTCCATTTGTCAGCACAAGGCCCCTGTGTTTGGCAATCCACCAAGGTGGTTTACATTTTCTGAATTGCAACTTGCCACAGGTGGTTTTTCACAAGCAAACTTCTTGGCAGAAGGTGGTTTTGGTTCTGTACACCGCGGTGTCCTGCCTGATGGGCAAGTCATTGCTGTCAAGCAGTACAAATTAGCCAGTACTCAAGGAGATAAAGAGTTTTGCTCAGAAGTAGAGGTCTTAAGCTGTGCACAACATCGCAATGTTGTGATGTTAATTGGGTTCTGTGTGGATGATGGAAGAAGATTGCTAGTTTATGAATACATCTGCAATGGCTCTCTGGATTCTCATCTCTACA GACGAAAGCAGAATGTACTGGAATGGTCTGCTAGGCAAAAGATTGCAGTTGGAGCAGCTCGTGGCTTGAGATACCTTCATGAAGAATGTAGAGTGGGTTGTATTGTGCACCGTGACATGCGGCCAAACAATATTCTTCTCACTCATGATTTCGAGGCTTTA gtAGGAGATTTTGGACTAGCAAGGTGGCAGCCAGATGGAGACATGGGTGTGGAAACCAGGGTGATAGGAACATTTGG GTATTTGGCGCCAGAATATGCTCAAAGTGGTCAAATTACTGAAAAAGCTGACGTGTACTCGTTTGGGATAGTATTACTGGAGCTTGTCACAGGACGGAAAGCAGTAGATATAAATCGGCCCAAGGGCCAGCAATGCCTAAGTGAATGG GCACGCCCATTGCTTGAAAAACAAGCCATTTACAAACTAGTAGATCCGAGCTTAAGGAACTGCTATGTTGATCAAGAGGTTTATCGCATGCTGCAATGTTCCTCTTTGTGCATCGGACGCGATCCTCATTTAAGGCCACGAATGTCTCAG GTGCTCAGGATGCTGGAAGGTGACATTCTCATCTGA